The nucleotide sequence GTCGTTCACCCCGTCGGGGAACAGCTCCAGACCGATGTCTCTCCTTATGCGCCTTACCTTTGATTTGCTCTTCCCTCCTGTGGCCCGCTCCATCTTAACGAGCTCCGGCCTTATGGCCAGGATGACGGAGGTCTCGTCCTGGCCAGCGTGCCCCTGGCTTGAGCATATCGAAAGAACGTCCTCCCTGAAGTCTATCCACCAGTTGATGAGCCAGACCTCAACATTGGGAAACTCCTCGGCCACCTCTTCCGCGGCCAGAACCAGCGGCGAGTAGTTGCCGCCGTGCCCGTTGAGGAGGACTATCCTTCTGAACCCCTCGGCCGCAAACTCGCGCATTATTCCGTGCATGTATGCTTTGAAGGCATCGCCCCCCACGTTTATCGTTCCGGGGTAAACGTTGAGAACGAACGTGTGTCCGTACCAGACTGGAGGGGCTATCAGAACATCGCGGCCAAGCTCCCTGACCCTCTCGTCCACGCGCTTCGCTATCTCGAGCGGGGCGAAGGTGTCGGTCCCCAGCGGGAGGTGTCTCCCGTGGGCTTCAACGCTCCCAACGGGGATAACAACGGTATCAACCCGTCGTTTAACCTCATCAAAATCCGGCCAGGTGAGTTCTTCGAGCCTCATTCTCATCCCCTACAGGTTTTGCATCACGTTCTCATAAGCCTTTTCTATGCCCTCGGTGACCTTTTTCCATGAGTAGCGCTCATCGACGGCCCTCCTGCCGTTGTTTCCGAACCGTCTCCTGAGGTCTTCGTCGAGGAGGAGCTTTTGAATGGCGTTTCTCAGCTCGAGTTCGTTGCCCGGGGAAACCAGAAGCCCGCTCTCGCTGTTCCTGATTATCTCCGGGATTCCTCCAACGTCCGTGGCGACCACTGGAACCCCCGCGGCCATGGCCTCCAGGATTACTATCCCGAAGGCCTCCGCCGTGGTGGAGGGAAGGACGAAAACGTCGGCCATGCCGAAGAGCCTCGGGAGGAGGGAGCCATCGACGTATCCCAGGAAGCGAACCCGGTCTTCTATCCCGAGAAACTTCGCCTGTGCCCTCAGGAACGGGAGCATCT is from Thermococcus celericrescens and encodes:
- a CDS encoding creatininase family protein gives rise to the protein MRLEELTWPDFDEVKRRVDTVVIPVGSVEAHGRHLPLGTDTFAPLEIAKRVDERVRELGRDVLIAPPVWYGHTFVLNVYPGTINVGGDAFKAYMHGIMREFAAEGFRRIVLLNGHGGNYSPLVLAAEEVAEEFPNVEVWLINWWIDFREDVLSICSSQGHAGQDETSVILAIRPELVKMERATGGKSKSKVRRIRRDIGLELFPDGVNDDPSLATAEKGEAILSVVSEKIARLLVGE